A DNA window from Aureibaculum sp. 2308TA14-22 contains the following coding sequences:
- a CDS encoding HmuY family protein, with protein sequence MNTIKFLTVLALFIGFTSCDDDNPKPLLEVKSESVTNLHAPQLGGRGEPVSGAFIKFDFATGTTTTSETEWDIAFRGTSIIVNGGASMGTQDEPARTKEVGAYIANGTMASLKEVNTAELKQDSDSGYVLSDWYTYAGEPTHLINPTPGKILVVKTRTGNYAKLEILSYYKDAPAEPNAFEDETPYYTFDYVYQPNNGVTSF encoded by the coding sequence ATGAACACAATTAAATTTTTAACAGTACTCGCATTATTTATAGGATTTACCTCATGTGATGATGATAACCCAAAGCCATTACTAGAAGTCAAATCTGAATCTGTAACCAATTTACATGCTCCGCAGCTGGGCGGTAGAGGTGAGCCTGTTTCTGGTGCATTTATCAAATTTGATTTTGCAACAGGTACAACCACAACAAGTGAAACCGAATGGGATATTGCTTTTAGAGGTACTTCTATCATCGTAAACGGTGGTGCTTCTATGGGTACGCAAGATGAGCCGGCAAGAACCAAGGAAGTCGGGGCATACATTGCTAATGGCACAATGGCTTCTTTAAAAGAAGTTAACACGGCAGAATTAAAACAAGATTCTGATAGTGGTTATGTTTTAAGTGACTGGTACACCTATGCAGGTGAGCCTACCCATTTAATTAATCCGACACCAGGAAAAATATTGGTGGTTAAAACACGAACTGGAAATTATGCAAAACTGGAAATTTTGAGCTATTACAAAGACGCTCCAGCTGAGCCAAACGCTTTTGAAGATGAAACCCCTTATTACACTTTTGACTATGTATATCAACCTAATAATGGCGTAACCAGTTTTTAA
- a CDS encoding TonB-dependent receptor plug domain-containing protein, translating to MVLNNKYFYVYFFVFFSIIAFSQENKAVTKDSVKVQNLDEVIVTATRTIRQLSSLPLPAQIISQKDIKRSNSVRLNEILNEQTGLITVPDFGGGEGIQMQGLDAEYTLILVDGVPLVGRLAGTLDISRITVGNIKQIEVVRGASSSLYGSEALGGVINIITATPKNGFKGDINYRLGSFNTHDLSTTLSYKKEKLSISTFFNRYSSDGYDLTENTDLNTVDPFRNYNVNAKVTYDFSEDTDMLISGKYYNQKQDNIASSLLKGETEIDDWNTHIKLNHTYSKKWSSYFEFYTTQYNANENLDDENAVSVSDAYYKQLLIRPEVRATYNPNEKASFIGGAGFNHETLDRTDFTEKPIYNSPYIYLQYDGNPTEKLNIILGARFDSHNKYKSQFSPKAALRYTLNDKLAIKGSVGYGFKAPDFRQLYFDFTNNSVGYTILGYNAVPDAIKTLEDNGEISNIIIPNTEFNSELKPENSISIDLGFDYDVTTSLKLDLNFFRNNINDLIDTRAIATRTNGQSVFSYFNVNKVYTQGLEFNTVWKPDNQLKISGGYQLLFAKDKDVEKAFKNGEVFARESASSPSFQLQKDDYFGLYNRSRHMANLKVFYSIPEWNLDTNIRGTYRSKYGLFDTNGNDYLDSYDYFVDGYAIIDVAVNKTFYKNYQLGVGMDNVFDFTDPQNISNIAGRILYAKLNIQF from the coding sequence ATGGTTCTAAATAACAAATATTTTTACGTTTATTTTTTTGTTTTTTTTAGTATCATCGCTTTTTCTCAAGAAAACAAAGCGGTTACAAAGGATTCTGTAAAAGTTCAAAATTTAGATGAAGTAATTGTTACAGCTACAAGAACCATAAGACAACTATCATCTTTACCCTTACCTGCTCAAATTATTTCACAAAAAGATATAAAGCGTTCTAATTCCGTCAGGTTAAATGAGATTTTGAATGAACAAACGGGGTTGATTACCGTACCCGACTTTGGTGGCGGAGAAGGTATTCAAATGCAAGGTTTAGATGCTGAATACACATTGATTTTAGTGGATGGTGTTCCTCTGGTTGGACGTTTAGCGGGTACATTGGACATTAGCAGAATTACCGTGGGAAATATTAAACAAATTGAGGTAGTTAGGGGTGCTTCTTCTAGTTTATACGGTAGTGAAGCCTTGGGCGGTGTTATCAATATTATTACAGCAACTCCTAAAAATGGGTTTAAGGGAGATATAAATTACAGATTAGGGTCTTTTAACACACACGATTTAAGTACTACACTTAGTTATAAAAAAGAAAAATTGAGCATCAGTACTTTTTTTAACAGGTACAGTAGCGATGGTTATGATTTGACGGAAAATACCGATTTAAATACCGTAGATCCTTTTCGCAATTATAATGTTAATGCAAAAGTTACCTATGATTTTTCGGAGGATACCGATATGCTTATTTCAGGGAAATATTACAATCAAAAGCAAGATAATATAGCGTCTTCTCTTTTAAAAGGTGAGACCGAGATAGACGATTGGAACACGCACATAAAATTAAACCATACTTACAGTAAAAAATGGAGCAGTTATTTTGAGTTCTATACGACCCAATACAACGCCAATGAAAATTTGGATGATGAAAATGCAGTTTCGGTTAGCGATGCCTATTACAAACAATTATTGATTCGCCCTGAAGTTAGAGCAACTTACAATCCTAACGAAAAAGCTTCGTTTATCGGTGGTGCCGGTTTTAACCATGAAACTTTGGACAGAACGGATTTTACTGAAAAGCCAATTTATAACTCGCCATACATCTATTTACAATACGATGGCAATCCCACGGAAAAACTAAATATAATTTTGGGAGCTAGATTTGATAGCCATAATAAATACAAATCACAATTTAGTCCTAAAGCGGCATTACGATATACGCTCAATGACAAATTGGCCATAAAAGGCTCTGTTGGTTATGGGTTTAAAGCCCCGGATTTTAGACAACTGTATTTCGATTTTACCAACAATTCCGTTGGTTATACTATTTTAGGATATAATGCCGTACCAGATGCTATTAAAACATTGGAAGACAATGGGGAGATTTCGAATATCATTATTCCCAATACCGAATTCAATAGTGAATTAAAACCAGAAAATTCCATCAGTATAGACTTAGGGTTTGATTACGATGTTACTACTAGCCTTAAGCTTGACCTCAACTTTTTTAGGAATAATATAAACGACCTTATAGATACTCGAGCTATTGCAACAAGAACAAACGGACAGAGCGTGTTCAGTTATTTTAATGTCAATAAGGTTTATACGCAGGGCTTAGAATTCAATACCGTTTGGAAACCAGATAACCAGTTGAAAATTTCAGGAGGTTACCAATTGCTGTTTGCTAAGGACAAAGATGTTGAAAAAGCTTTTAAAAATGGGGAAGTATTTGCAAGAGAAAGTGCTAGTTCTCCCTCCTTTCAACTGCAAAAAGACGATTACTTTGGGTTGTATAACCGATCTCGCCACATGGCCAATCTAAAAGTATTTTATTCTATTCCCGAGTGGAATTTAGATACCAATATTAGAGGTACTTACCGAAGCAAATATGGTCTATTCGATACCAACGGCAATGATTATTTAGACAGCTATGACTACTTTGTGGATGGCTACGCCATCATAGATGTTGCCGTTAATAAAACCTTCTATAAAAACTATCAACTGGGTGTGGGTATGGACAATGTCTTCGATTTTACCGACCCTCAAAACATCAGCAATATAGCTGGAAGAATACTATACGCAAAACTTAATATTCAATTTTAA
- a CDS encoding DUF6607 family protein — protein MKQVALLLVSILTFSFNVNAQNKKEQDQKAIKDMCGCYEVSFNFAETFQYSEDSTYVPSKVKHDKGLEWVELVEDSNDKIVMQHLLLVGRPSSPKIIKHWRQDWLYENTDLYTYNGDNEWNYVSLPKNEVKGQWTQKVFQVDDSPRYEGSATWVHVDGKSTWENTTDAPLPRREYTKRNDYNITIRTNKHAITKEGWIHDQDNDKVIRKEGEKDILLAQEKGLNTYKKVDDSKCKAAKEWWKENYKAWSLVRAKWDDVFARNKNLKLKDKADGKHLYEHLFSEDFSNTKEDINKTIQSFVAE, from the coding sequence ATGAAACAAGTAGCACTTTTATTAGTATCAATTTTAACATTTTCATTCAATGTAAATGCACAAAACAAAAAAGAACAGGATCAAAAAGCCATAAAAGATATGTGCGGCTGTTATGAGGTTAGCTTTAATTTTGCTGAAACTTTTCAGTATTCCGAAGACAGCACTTATGTTCCTTCAAAGGTAAAACATGACAAAGGTCTAGAGTGGGTAGAGCTAGTTGAGGATAGCAACGATAAAATCGTAATGCAACATTTATTATTGGTGGGCAGACCATCAAGCCCTAAAATAATTAAGCATTGGCGTCAAGATTGGTTGTACGAAAACACAGATCTTTATACTTACAACGGCGACAATGAATGGAATTACGTTAGCCTTCCAAAAAATGAAGTAAAAGGGCAATGGACGCAAAAAGTTTTTCAAGTTGATGATAGTCCACGTTACGAAGGCTCAGCAACTTGGGTGCATGTGGATGGAAAAAGTACTTGGGAAAATACTACTGATGCACCATTACCAAGAAGAGAATACACGAAGCGTAATGATTATAATATAACTATCCGTACCAACAAACATGCTATTACGAAAGAGGGCTGGATACACGATCAGGATAATGATAAAGTAATTCGAAAAGAAGGTGAAAAAGATATACTGTTAGCTCAAGAAAAAGGATTGAACACCTATAAGAAAGTTGATGATAGCAAATGCAAAGCAGCAAAAGAGTGGTGGAAAGAGAATTACAAGGCTTGGTCTTTAGTTAGGGCCAAATGGGATGATGTATTTGCCAGAAATAAGAATCTTAAATTGAAAGATAAGGCAGATGGAAAACATTTATATGAACACTTATTTTCTGAAGACTTCTCTAATACTAAAGAAGATATTAATAAAACCATACAATCGTTTGTAGCTGAATAA
- a CDS encoding phosphoenolpyruvate carboxylase has protein sequence MSVQPRLQRFNQNVLSKYQIYNSIFMTLPFDSITKTGVLLPLFHETCKKGFKNGDDPTTIVETFFKKYQARRNQQSQFNLLFRFIQYIERQVVLFDAIEDAAFPVVNNMDGIGTMRSLKESATSDNKLEVLRQYLEEFKVRIVLTAHPTQFYPGSVLGIITDLTKAIRENNLLEINQLLAQLGKTPFFKKNKPTPYDEAVSLVWYLENVFYYSFGSIFDYIQQNIFDNKDIDNNIINVGFWPGGDRDGNPFVTPEITFKVANKLKQAILKNYYRDVRRLKRKLTFNGLEERVGKLESQLYRSFIDEGDVPVISLQDFETELKAIRSLVIKEHQSLYLTEINSLLNKICLFGYHFAILDIRQDSRVHESVFNSLAEELITSKNGIFPDNYFELSAKEQVKLLSEVKGKVDLSLLKDEELLKTFKTIKTVKQIQQNNGERACHRYIISNTQSTLHVMQLFAMLKLAAFQDDLTIDIGPLFETVPDLEVAHIVMEELYTNPAYAKHLKKRQNKQLIMLGFSDGTKDGGYLMANWAIFKAKERLTEVSRKYNVDVIFFDGRGGPPARGGGKTHQFYASLGPTIEAKQVQLTIQGQTISSNFGTLDSSQYNLEQLISSGIYNKLEMNSPMTDAEREVMEGLANISYKTYSDFKNHPMFVPYLERMSTLKYYAKTNIGSRPSKRGKSDSLKFEDLRAIPFVGSWSLLKQNVPGFYGVGTALKQYEDRGEFDKVEALYKNSKFFKTLVGNSMMSLSKSFFDLTKYMSEDAEFGPFWDIIHNEYQITKTLLLKLTGFSTLMENHPASKASVDIRETIVLPLLTIQQYALKKIQQLEKEQPKDEELIKIYEKLVTRSLFGNINASRNSA, from the coding sequence ATGTCTGTACAGCCAAGATTACAACGATTTAACCAAAATGTATTGTCTAAATACCAGATTTACAACAGTATTTTTATGACCCTGCCTTTTGATTCAATCACCAAGACAGGAGTATTGCTACCATTATTCCATGAAACCTGTAAAAAGGGCTTTAAAAATGGAGATGACCCAACCACAATAGTTGAAACTTTCTTTAAAAAATATCAAGCAAGGCGAAATCAACAAAGTCAATTTAATTTATTGTTTCGTTTTATTCAATATATTGAAAGACAAGTAGTTTTGTTTGATGCCATTGAAGATGCTGCTTTTCCCGTAGTAAATAATATGGATGGTATCGGTACTATGCGAAGCCTAAAAGAATCAGCTACTTCAGATAATAAGTTGGAGGTATTGAGACAATATTTGGAGGAGTTTAAGGTGCGGATTGTACTAACCGCACATCCAACCCAGTTTTATCCAGGTAGTGTGCTGGGAATTATTACCGATTTAACAAAAGCCATTAGAGAAAATAACCTATTAGAGATTAATCAGTTATTGGCACAACTAGGTAAAACACCTTTTTTTAAAAAGAATAAACCAACACCTTATGATGAAGCAGTGAGTTTAGTTTGGTATTTAGAAAATGTATTTTACTACTCTTTTGGTTCAATTTTCGATTATATCCAGCAGAATATTTTTGATAATAAAGACATTGACAACAACATCATTAATGTTGGTTTTTGGCCTGGAGGTGATAGAGATGGAAACCCTTTTGTTACTCCAGAAATTACATTTAAAGTTGCTAATAAATTAAAACAAGCTATTCTAAAAAATTATTATAGAGATGTTAGACGATTAAAAAGAAAATTAACTTTTAACGGATTAGAAGAACGAGTAGGAAAACTAGAAAGTCAACTGTATAGAAGTTTTATTGATGAAGGTGATGTTCCTGTAATTAGTTTGCAAGATTTTGAAACAGAACTAAAAGCAATTAGAAGTCTGGTCATTAAAGAACATCAATCGCTGTATTTAACGGAAATTAATAGTTTGTTAAATAAAATATGTTTGTTTGGGTATCACTTTGCCATTTTAGATATAAGGCAAGATAGTCGTGTGCACGAAAGCGTTTTTAACAGTCTTGCTGAAGAATTGATAACATCTAAAAACGGTATTTTCCCTGATAACTACTTTGAATTATCAGCAAAAGAGCAGGTAAAACTTCTATCAGAAGTAAAAGGCAAGGTTGACTTATCATTATTAAAAGATGAAGAGTTGTTAAAAACCTTTAAAACTATCAAAACGGTGAAGCAAATTCAACAAAATAATGGAGAAAGAGCTTGCCATAGATATATTATTAGCAATACGCAAAGCACCTTGCATGTCATGCAACTGTTTGCCATGTTAAAGTTGGCCGCTTTTCAAGATGATTTAACCATAGACATAGGCCCTTTATTTGAAACGGTTCCAGATTTAGAAGTTGCTCATATTGTTATGGAGGAATTATACACGAACCCTGCCTATGCAAAACACCTAAAAAAGCGTCAGAACAAACAACTTATTATGCTCGGTTTTTCTGATGGAACTAAAGATGGTGGTTATTTAATGGCAAATTGGGCCATTTTTAAAGCTAAAGAGCGATTGACTGAAGTTTCTAGAAAATATAATGTTGATGTTATTTTCTTTGATGGTAGAGGCGGGCCTCCTGCCAGAGGTGGTGGGAAAACACATCAGTTTTACGCATCCTTAGGGCCAACTATTGAAGCAAAACAAGTGCAATTGACTATACAAGGGCAGACAATAAGCTCAAATTTTGGCACATTGGATTCATCCCAATATAATCTAGAACAATTAATTAGTTCGGGAATTTACAATAAACTAGAAATGAATTCACCAATGACAGATGCAGAACGTGAAGTGATGGAAGGCTTGGCAAACATAAGTTATAAAACCTATTCTGATTTTAAAAACCATCCTATGTTTGTGCCGTATTTAGAACGTATGAGTACCTTAAAATACTATGCAAAAACAAATATTGGTAGTCGGCCAAGTAAAAGGGGTAAATCGGACAGTTTAAAATTTGAAGATTTAAGAGCCATTCCATTTGTAGGGTCCTGGAGTTTGTTAAAACAAAATGTACCAGGATTTTATGGAGTAGGTACAGCCCTTAAACAATATGAAGACAGAGGAGAATTTGATAAAGTAGAAGCACTTTATAAAAACTCAAAGTTCTTTAAAACTCTGGTTGGTAATAGTATGATGTCGTTGTCAAAATCCTTCTTTGATTTGACAAAGTATATGTCAGAAGATGCTGAATTTGGTCCGTTTTGGGATATTATTCACAATGAGTATCAAATTACAAAAACGCTACTGTTGAAGCTGACAGGTTTTAGTACATTAATGGAAAACCACCCAGCCAGTAAGGCCTCTGTTGATATTAGAGAAACCATAGTATTGCCTTTATTAACTATACAACAATATGCTTTGAAGAAGATCCAGCAACTGGAAAAAGAGCAACCAAAAGATGAAGAATTGATAAAAATTTATGAAAAGTTAGTGACCCGTTCTTTATTTGGCAATATTAATGCAAGTAGAAATTCGGCGTAA
- a CDS encoding Tex family protein: protein MLTYIESHINLPEKGIKNTIELLNQDCTIPFISRYRKEATGNLDEVQIGEIVKYKEQFETLEKRKLSILKSLEEQEVLTDELKQKIESAKDLTTLEDLYLPFKKKRKTKAETARKNGLEPLAKIIMGQRATDIESIARNYLNNEVSSVEDALRGARHIIAEWINERTDIRNNLRRQLERHAQLSTKVISAKKEDEKAQKFRDYFDWSESLSRCPSHRLLAILRAEKEGFIRVKIEIDNDKVLSNIENRIVRSDGESAEQIQLAIQDSYKRLLFPTLSNEILNIAKEKADDNAIQVFAKNLKQLLLGAPLGEKNILAIDPGFRTGCKVVCLNAQGGLVHNETIYPHAPQNDSIGAIKKISSLVDAYKIEAIAIGNGTASRETERLIRKIRFNKDIQVFVVSEAGASIYSASKIARDEFPNYDVTVRGAVSIGRRLADPLAELVKIDAKSIGVGQYQHDVDQTKLKNSLDTVVESCVNTIGVNINTASEPLLSYVSGIGPKLAENIVAYRDENGAFKSRNEIKKVSRLGDKAFEQGAGFLRIKNAKNPLDDSAVHPESYGIVTKMAKEVTKNVEDLIGNSDLLQKIDLQQYVSDTVGLPTLTHIISELEKPGLDPREKAKVFTFNQNIKTINDVKAGQLLPGIVNNITNFGCFVDIGIKESGLIHVSNLSDTFVKDVSEHVNLHKQIIVKVLEVDVVRKRIQLKLHQ, encoded by the coding sequence ATGTTAACGTATATAGAATCTCACATTAATCTTCCTGAAAAAGGCATTAAAAACACGATTGAATTACTAAATCAAGATTGCACCATCCCGTTTATTTCGCGTTACAGAAAAGAAGCCACGGGCAATTTGGACGAAGTTCAAATAGGCGAAATTGTCAAGTATAAAGAACAGTTCGAAACGCTTGAAAAACGTAAACTTTCCATACTAAAGTCGTTAGAAGAACAAGAGGTTTTGACCGACGAACTCAAACAAAAAATTGAATCCGCCAAGGACTTAACTACTTTAGAAGACCTCTATTTACCTTTTAAAAAGAAACGAAAAACCAAAGCGGAAACCGCCAGAAAAAATGGACTGGAACCTTTGGCAAAAATCATCATGGGCCAGCGGGCAACAGATATTGAATCCATCGCCCGCAACTACCTAAATAATGAAGTGTCATCAGTTGAAGATGCTTTGAGGGGAGCACGGCATATCATTGCCGAATGGATCAACGAACGTACGGATATACGGAACAACCTCCGTCGTCAACTGGAGCGTCACGCCCAGCTTTCGACCAAAGTAATTTCAGCCAAAAAAGAGGATGAAAAAGCTCAAAAATTTAGAGATTATTTTGATTGGTCAGAGAGTTTGAGTCGATGCCCTTCACATCGTTTATTAGCAATTTTAAGAGCTGAAAAAGAAGGTTTTATCCGTGTAAAAATTGAAATTGACAATGATAAAGTATTGTCTAACATTGAAAACAGAATTGTTCGTTCTGATGGTGAATCTGCAGAACAAATACAATTAGCCATTCAAGATAGTTATAAGCGTTTGCTTTTTCCAACCTTGTCCAATGAAATTCTAAACATCGCCAAAGAAAAAGCAGATGATAATGCCATACAGGTTTTTGCTAAAAACCTAAAACAATTATTATTAGGTGCACCGTTAGGTGAAAAGAATATTTTAGCCATTGACCCAGGCTTTAGAACGGGTTGTAAAGTTGTGTGTTTAAACGCTCAAGGCGGATTGGTGCACAACGAAACCATTTATCCGCATGCTCCCCAAAACGACAGCATTGGTGCTATTAAAAAGATAAGTTCGTTGGTTGATGCTTATAAGATAGAAGCCATTGCCATAGGAAATGGAACCGCCTCAAGAGAAACGGAGCGATTGATTCGTAAAATAAGATTCAACAAAGACATTCAGGTCTTTGTGGTAAGTGAAGCGGGTGCTTCTATCTATTCAGCCTCTAAAATTGCCCGTGATGAATTTCCGAATTATGATGTTACCGTGCGTGGTGCGGTTTCTATTGGTAGAAGATTGGCCGACCCTTTGGCAGAATTGGTAAAAATTGATGCGAAATCCATAGGTGTAGGTCAATACCAACATGATGTGGATCAGACCAAACTAAAAAACAGTTTAGATACCGTCGTAGAAAGTTGTGTAAATACCATTGGTGTAAACATAAACACCGCAAGTGAACCTTTGCTAAGCTATGTTTCAGGAATCGGTCCAAAATTGGCAGAAAACATTGTCGCTTATCGCGATGAAAATGGTGCATTTAAATCACGAAACGAAATTAAAAAAGTTTCTCGATTAGGGGATAAAGCCTTTGAACAAGGAGCAGGGTTTCTACGCATTAAAAATGCTAAAAACCCTTTGGATGATTCAGCAGTTCATCCTGAAAGTTATGGTATTGTTACAAAAATGGCAAAAGAAGTAACAAAGAATGTTGAAGACTTGATTGGAAATTCCGATTTACTTCAAAAGATAGATTTGCAACAATATGTATCTGACACCGTAGGTTTACCCACATTAACCCACATTATTTCCGAACTGGAGAAGCCTGGATTAGATCCTCGTGAAAAAGCCAAAGTTTTCACATTCAATCAAAATATAAAAACGATTAACGATGTAAAAGCTGGTCAATTACTGCCCGGAATTGTAAATAACATTACCAATTTTGGATGTTTTGTAGATATTGGCATCAAAGAAAGTGGTTTAATACACGTTTCCAACTTATCTGATACTTTTGTAAAAGATGTAAGTGAACATGTAAATCTTCACAAACAAATCATTGTAAAAGTATTGGAAGTTGATGTGGTAAGAAAACGAATTCAATTAAAACTGCACCAATAG
- a CDS encoding META domain-containing protein: MKSTHLIILLAIVLFSCKTKKKNNNNAEKANETVVDMHNSMNALDWNGTYQATLPCSDCEGIKTILKINDDLTFTKKSKHLEKKDTVFKIEGKFAWAGNGQVIMLNNDKSQQYFIGENRIWKLDKDGYKITGDLAQNYIFNKQQIQLTDRHWKLVELNGKKVAYDKKKGNQPYLILRPDEENKVYGNAGCNRFFGTFELKEGNQITFSQLGATKMYCSNMETEKQFLEVLSKADNYSLDGETLMLNKAKMAPLAKFEVAYFE, translated from the coding sequence ATGAAATCAACACATCTAATAATCTTACTTGCTATTGTTCTATTTAGCTGTAAAACAAAGAAAAAAAATAACAATAATGCTGAAAAAGCCAATGAAACAGTAGTTGATATGCATAACAGTATGAATGCGTTGGATTGGAACGGTACGTATCAAGCTACTTTACCCTGCTCAGACTGTGAGGGTATTAAAACAATTCTTAAGATTAATGACGATTTAACATTTACTAAAAAATCGAAACACTTAGAAAAAAAAGATACTGTTTTTAAAATTGAAGGAAAATTTGCTTGGGCGGGTAATGGGCAAGTGATAATGCTTAATAACGATAAATCACAACAATATTTTATCGGGGAAAATAGGATTTGGAAATTGGATAAAGATGGCTATAAAATTACTGGTGATTTAGCCCAAAACTATATTTTTAATAAACAACAAATTCAACTCACCGACCGCCATTGGAAATTGGTAGAACTAAATGGTAAAAAAGTAGCGTACGATAAGAAAAAGGGTAATCAACCTTATCTTATACTAAGACCCGATGAAGAAAACAAGGTTTATGGGAATGCGGGTTGTAATCGCTTCTTCGGTACTTTTGAACTTAAAGAAGGTAATCAAATTACTTTTTCGCAACTAGGTGCTACCAAAATGTATTGCTCAAACATGGAAACCGAAAAACAATTTTTAGAAGTTCTCAGTAAAGCTGATAATTATTCTTTGGATGGTGAAACCTTGATGTTGAATAAAGCGAAAATGGCACCTTTGGCTAAGTTTGAGGTAGCTTATTTTGAATGA